GAAAAAAATTTTCTTATCAGTCCCATCAGCACAGGTCTGAGCACTGGGTTATCGTTAAAGGAATTGCAAAGGTTCTCATAGACGAAAAAGAGTTCACCGTTAAAGAAGGCGAATCTATCTATGTTCCTAAGGGCGCCAAACACCGTATGAGCAATCCAGGCAAAGAGCCTCTAGAGTTTATCGAAGTCCAAGTAGGGGATTATTTTGGAGAAGACGATATAATTCGGTTTCAAGACGACTACGGTCGATCGTAGCTCGAGCATATGGCGATTCTAAATAAGTCGTTATCAGCGATTGAACTTCAGGCCGATTTTAGATATCTATTACCTCTCATACGATTAGCTACCTTTACGCTAACCTTTACGAATGGTCCCGTAGCTCAGTTGGATAGAGCATCAGCCTTCTAAGCTGAGGGTCGCACGTTCGAGTCGTGCCGGGATCACCATTTTTGGTTTCATAGCCAAATGGACTAATGTTACTGAGTAATCATGAGATTAATTCTGGCGAGTACATCTAAGTATAGGGCAGTCCAGTTAAGAGATGCTGGCTATGAGTTCGTAGCGGTGTCCCCCGAAGCCGACGAAAAAACCATTGCGGAGGACCCAAGTTATTTGCTGACAGCTCAGTGGCGAGCGCGACTGAAAGCTCTCTCTGTGGCGGTAAAATATCCCGACGACATCATAGTCGGTTCGGATCAACTCGTTCATTTCAACTCTAGGATTCTCGGCAAACCCGGAACTCGCGAACGAGCAATCGAACAACTAACAAGTCTGTCTTCAAAAACTCACCAACTTGCCACGGCACTTACATTGGTCTACCGAGGAGACCTCTTCGAACTGGTTGTTGTCGCACATATGAAAATGAAAAGTCTCACCCCCGACGAAATCGCTCAGTATATTGATCGCGACAATCCCATCGATTGTGCCGGTGCTTATAAATTTGAAGAGCAAGGATCAAAACTTTTTGAATCAGTAGAGTGTGAAGACATGTCGTCGATTCAGGGGCTTCCTTTAAACGGGCTTTCTACGCTATTGACATTGATCAAGGACAAGTTTGGCTTATAGAATCTGTCGAGTAACGGTAATTGGTTCTCAATCTAGAAATCGCGGCGATTTATTCTGTCCAGTACCGGTAATTGGTTCTGATTTCCGTTCCGCGGGCTGGCGGGGCTGCGAAGTATAAAACTTGTCCACTCACTCCCCATGGAATGTCTTGAGGAGGATCAAGCGTCAACGAAAAGGAATGCTCGACCGGTCTATGCCTTAACATAAAGGAAGTGCCCCTATCAACCATGTGGTCTCCGACTTCCGACAATATCTGGCCGTAATCTTCGCTACAAATGGAGCCACTTAGCCCCCCAGTAAGATCAATTAGTTTATTCACTTCAGATCCGAAGGACGAAACAAAGCCACCGCTCTGCTGCGACTCAAGGCAATCCGAGTCCTCGGGTTTTACGATAATGCCGTAGGCATACAGGCTTTTCGCTCTTCCCCAAAGTTGATTGAACTCATTAAGTAATGTTTCAGCTGTGGTTCCTTTGCCATCAACTTCTGGTGACTCGCGGAAATCTTCATCTTCATCGGTCAGAAACAAGAGAGCTAAATCGGCATCGTCTCTAAAGAAATCCGAATTTTGGCTTTTAGCCTTAGCGATTGCCATCGAAACGGCGGTGATAGGACGTTCGTAATCGGAAGGGCAAAGACTTGGCGGGCGTTCGTATTCTGGGAAGTAACACTCGATAGATTCCGGCCGACTCACCAGTTCGAGAAACTGAGCGTTGGCGCGGGGTGTCTGTCGGTCGATAATTCGCAAGTTTGTAGAGTCTGTTGCTAGCAAATCGCCCTTAAGTCCCAAAGCTCGATTGCTCACGTCTGTCGTCGTCATAGCAATGCGCCAGTCAAGCAGAGTGAGCGTATCTAAAAGGTTTTGAATTTTACCGCCCATCTCGGCCTGCTCTTTTACCATTGAAATGGAGTTGTCATTGATGACCAAGATATCCATTTTGTTCCCGCCGTTCTTTTGGTAAAAAACATCGTCGGAGAACGCAGACGGGCGCTCAGCAAAAGTAACCGGCTTGCTACAAGATGCGAGAACAAAAACGCCAAAGAAAATGAGGAGTTTGTTGGCCGTTTTAGATGAGTGCCAGCGAACTACTAGTGCGCAGGTAATGCCCATCAATATTAATAAGTAGTGCCCTAAGAACATGCTTACTTTACGGCCTAAGCCCAGAGTAGATTGAGGGCTATCTCAGATTAGTATCAAAGAGGCTAGACGATAGTTTTGCAAGATTTGCCAAATCAAAAAATGTGCAAAAATAGCGTCGAATCCATTTACAAAAAGTAAGATTTTCGCCGTTTCTGTTGTTTGTCGCGGACAAATAGTGCCGTTTGACGAACGGTTTGCCGATGATTTCTGAAACAGCGGATTTTTGATTAAAGTACTCCCGATGAAAAGAAAACACCTGTTTTGCAGCTGCGAGGTAAAGAAGGTAATCTCAAGCTGATACATGAAATAAGTAGGAGCAATAACTGGTTCGTGTGCTCCCGTAACCGATTGTCGAGGGCGTAGTTAAGCTCGTTTATTCGTCTCGCTCTCAAGTACTGCCACATGCTTCAGTTTGAAATCTTCTCCTGCACGTTCCACGAGAGCCACATCAACTTTTGGGTCATGTTCAAAGAACAAATAGGCCCCAATGTCCGCAGCTTCGCCCAGCAGTTTGCGTTTTTCTT
This portion of the Bdellovibrionales bacterium CG10_big_fil_rev_8_21_14_0_10_45_34 genome encodes:
- the maf gene encoding septum formation protein Maf translates to MRLILASTSKYRAVQLRDAGYEFVAVSPEADEKTIAEDPSYLLTAQWRARLKALSVAVKYPDDIIVGSDQLVHFNSRILGKPGTRERAIEQLTSLSSKTHQLATALTLVYRGDLFELVVVAHMKMKSLTPDEIAQYIDRDNPIDCAGAYKFEEQGSKLFESVECEDMSSIQGLPLNGLSTLLTLIKDKFGL